A window of Novosphingobium terrae contains these coding sequences:
- a CDS encoding MFS transporter, translated as MTAAASVAGAAPAADARQAVAVAPVWNLRLATGLAGILIAAMMSGLNDRVTGVTLTDVAGARGLAGDDAHLLGTIYAATQLGAMPIASWFAATFSLRRFLLAITLVFLTSALLLPLAPNFGWLLALRAVQGVAGGAMVPLLMGAALRFLPPAIKLQGLGFYSLTATFSPNLALWFAASWMDGWNDWRLTYWQVIPVGLIVLAMVGWGLPQDPVKPERLREIDGLGLASGPLGLMLLAFVAEEGERLDWFHSPLILGAALASAALIGIFVISEWHHPQPFMKLQMLSRRNFWLGLPLFVGILMVVVASALLPAAHLAEVQHFRPLQIAPIGLIISLPQILLAPLVSALLYHRWVDARHVIAMGLALIATSCWLGAQVTDGWMVREFWLAQACQMIGQPLAIVPFLYVSVSTLISPTEGALYAGLINTLKTLASVIGAALVERLLVTGTAAHLSILADRAGRLAQHENPTLLETQAITGAIADAYGLAACLAALLIIPTLALKHVPPPPPAKKA; from the coding sequence ATGACGGCGGCGGCATCTGTCGCCGGCGCGGCACCCGCTGCCGATGCCAGGCAAGCCGTTGCCGTGGCGCCAGTCTGGAACCTCCGTCTGGCGACAGGCCTTGCCGGCATTCTGATTGCCGCGATGATGTCGGGCCTCAACGACCGGGTGACCGGTGTGACCTTGACCGATGTCGCGGGAGCAAGAGGTCTCGCAGGCGACGATGCCCATTTGCTCGGCACCATCTACGCCGCCACCCAGCTTGGTGCCATGCCGATCGCATCATGGTTTGCCGCCACCTTTTCGCTGCGCCGCTTTCTGCTGGCGATCACGCTGGTCTTTCTGACCTCTGCCCTGCTGCTGCCGCTGGCCCCGAACTTCGGCTGGTTGCTGGCGCTGCGCGCCGTTCAGGGGGTGGCGGGCGGGGCAATGGTCCCGCTGCTGATGGGAGCAGCACTGCGCTTTCTTCCACCCGCGATCAAGCTGCAGGGGTTGGGCTTCTACTCGCTGACCGCCACCTTCTCGCCCAATCTGGCCCTGTGGTTCGCCGCAAGCTGGATGGATGGCTGGAACGACTGGCGACTGACCTATTGGCAGGTGATCCCGGTCGGGCTGATCGTGCTGGCCATGGTGGGCTGGGGCCTGCCGCAGGACCCGGTGAAGCCCGAAAGGCTGCGCGAGATCGATGGGCTCGGTCTGGCGAGCGGCCCGCTCGGCCTGATGCTTCTGGCATTCGTGGCCGAAGAGGGCGAAAGGCTCGACTGGTTCCATTCGCCGCTGATCCTCGGCGCCGCTCTGGCCAGTGCCGCGCTGATCGGCATCTTTGTCATCAGCGAATGGCATCACCCCCAGCCCTTCATGAAGCTGCAGATGCTGTCGCGCCGCAATTTCTGGCTAGGCCTGCCACTTTTTGTCGGCATCCTCATGGTGGTGGTTGCCAGCGCACTGCTGCCCGCCGCCCATCTGGCCGAAGTCCAGCATTTCCGCCCGCTGCAGATCGCACCCATCGGCCTGATCATCAGCCTGCCGCAAATCCTGCTGGCGCCGCTCGTGTCCGCCCTGCTGTATCATCGCTGGGTCGATGCGCGCCATGTGATTGCCATGGGTCTGGCGCTGATCGCCACATCATGCTGGCTGGGCGCGCAGGTCACCGATGGCTGGATGGTTCGTGAGTTCTGGCTGGCCCAGGCCTGCCAGATGATCGGCCAACCGCTGGCCATCGTGCCCTTTCTTTATGTCTCGGTCAGCACACTGATTTCACCGACTGAGGGCGCGCTTTATGCCGGGCTGATCAACACGCTCAAGACGCTGGCCAGCGTGATCGGCGCGGCACTTGTCGAGCGCCTGCTGGTCACCGGCACGGCGGCCCATCTCAGCATTCTCGCCGACCGCGCCGGGCGGCTGGCACAGCACGAGAACCCAACCCTGCTCGAAACCCAGGCCATCACCGGTGCCATTGCCGATGCCTATGGGCTCGCAGCCTGCCTTGCCGCCCTGCTGATCATTCCCACCCTTGCGCTCAAGCATGTTCCACCGCCGCCCCCGGCGAAGAAAGCTTAG